The proteins below come from a single Tigriopus californicus strain San Diego chromosome 3, Tcal_SD_v2.1, whole genome shotgun sequence genomic window:
- the LOC131877919 gene encoding uncharacterized protein LOC131877919, with translation MLFGAISQGVKDFLKRHVILMLVVNAVQLGMVAILLASVLGALPFGNGLNGADNDDLALNPKPIVHECDRVCVEDEKPKECYYEFKIELFNTLSKACWDCPLNLTDCDREHCISADGVERGIIVVNRMMPGPMVAVCQGDKVIVDVINHLHTEVTSMHFHGEHMNGYQYMDGVPHITQCPINPASKFRYSFEAVVPGTHFYHSHNSFQRGDGAFGPYIVREKASHDAHRSLYDHDLSEHVIFPQEWFHISSREAFVLHHWDTGKNKADNILINGKGRFQKYINNNREEVATPNEVFHVVEGQRYRFRVINPGFTLCPIQVSVDDHELVMIASDGADTQPLPVKSFVLAAGERYDFILEANQTPGTYLMRFGGLFDCAPTEAHGVALLHYEGTFLESLTNDTNYEDSINIVGPVLGPVNYAPYNPFDFKSDMVPINRMKGIPRNCQPFGSETSLAEENMSDILKRSADLYSSCERPADLRQEKADKIFYLGFDLFAKDNPHYHDEDLYSYDNAQGGNKLRTPQINNVTLLHPSRPVLTQESGIDPDSFCDDETLKTRDCGESEFCECIYVLRVDLNDIVEFVMIDEGVPYDVSHPFHLHGHAFHVVAMERHVANESHFGPKPFPGNWLNKQVVIDMDQKGLIERNLIDPPLKDVATVPDGGFTIFRFQADNPGYWLFHCHMSWHNHLGMGFVLKVGDLDKDLPRVPQNFPTCGDFP, from the exons ATGCTATTTGGAGCGATCTCCCAAGGGGTGAAAGACTTTCTCAAGAGACACGTGATTCTCATGCTTGTGGTTAACGCAGTGCAATTGGGGATGGTCGCAATTCTCTTGGCCAG TGTCTTGGGAGCCTTGCCTTTTGGAAATGGTTTAAACGGTGCAGACAATGACGATTTGGCTCTCAATCCAAAGCCCATAGTACATGAATGTGATCGGGTATGCGTGGAAGATGAAAAGCCTAAAGAATGTTACTACGAGTTCAAAATTGAGCTTTTCAACACCTTGAGCAAA GCCTGCTGGGATTGTCCCTTGAACCTGACCGATTGCGATCGAGAGCATTGCATTTCGGCCGATGGAGTCGAGAGAGGAATCATCGTTGTCAACAG GATGATGCCGGGTCCAATGGTGGCCGTTTGCCAGGGAGACAAAGTCATTGTGGATGTGATCAATCATCTCCACACAGAAGTTACTTCCATGCATTTTCACG GTGAACACATGAATGGCTATCAATACATGGACGGTGTTCCCCATATCACGCAATGCCCCATCAATCCCGCCAGCAA ATTTCGTTATTCATTTGAGGCTGTCGTTCCTGGAACACATTTCTATCACTCGCATAACTCGTTCCAACGTGGTGATGGAGCATTTGGACCCTATATTGTTCGTGAGAAGGCCAGCCACGATGCACATCGAAGTCTGTACGACCATGATCTGAGCGAGCATGTCATTTTCCCCCAAGAATGGTTCCATATA AGCTCCAGAGAGGCCTTCGTTCTCCATCACTGGGATACCGGGAAGAACAAGGCTGATAATATACTTATCAATGGAAAAGGTCGCTTCCAGAAATACATCAACAATAACCGAGAGGAAGTGGCCACACCCAATGAGGTGTTTCACGTGGTCGAGGGTCAACGGTATCGCTTCAGGGTCATCAATCCTGGATTTACATTATGTCCCATTCAAGTCAGTGTGGACGATCACGAATTAGTAATGATCGCGTCCGATGGAGCAGACACGCAGCCTCTTCCCGTGAAGTCATTCGTTCTAGCAGCTGGCGAAAG ATATGATTTTATTCTGGAAGCGAATCAGACCCCTGGTACGTATCTCATGCGATTTGGCGGTCTTTTCGATTGTGCGCCCACTGAAGCCCACGGCGTGGCTCTATTGCATTATGAAGGCACATTTTTGGAGTCTTTGACCAATGACACCAACTATGAAGACTCGATTAACATCGTTGGTCCTGTTTTGGGGCCAGTAAACTACGCCCCCTACAACCCTTTCGACTTCAAATCCGACATGGTTCCCATCAACAGGATGAAAGGAATACCGCGGAACTGCCAACCTTTTGGCAGCGAAACCTCTCTAGCCGAAGAAA ATATGTCTGATATCTTAAAGAGGTCTGCAGACCTATATTCCTCATGTGAGAGACCAGCCGATCTTCGCCAGGAAAAGGCCGACAAAATTTTCTACTTGGGCTTCGActtgtttgccaaagacaATCCTCATTACCACGACGAGGATTTGTATTCCTATGATAACGCTCAAGGCGGTAACAAACTGCGAACACCACAAATTAATAATGTAACATTGTTG CATCCCAGTCGGCCAGTGCTTACTCAAGAAAGCGGCATTGATCCGGACTCATTTTGTGACGACGAGACGCTGAAAACGCGAGATTGCGGAGAATCGGAATTTTGCGAGTGCATTTACGTCCTCCGGGTGGACTTGAATGATATCGTCGAATTTGTCATGATCGATGAAGGTGTGCCCTATGACGTCAGTCACCCTTTTCATCTCCACGGACACGCCTTTCACGTGGTGGCCATGGAACGGCATGTTGCCAATGAATCTCATTTCGGTCCCAAACCATTCCCAG GTAATTGGCTCAATAAACAGGTGGTGATTGACATGGACCAAAAGGGACTCATCGAGCGAAATCTCATCGATCCTCCCTTGAAGGATGTAGCCACCGTTCCGGACGGCGGGTTTACCATATTTCGTTTCCAGGCTGATAACCCGGGCTACTGGTTGTTTCATTGTCACATGTCCTGGCACAACCACCTGGGCATGGGCTTTGTCTTAAAG GTTGGAGACTTGGACAAAGATTTACCTCGAGTACCTCAAAATTTTCCCACATGTGGAGATTTTCCTTAG
- the LOC131877920 gene encoding electron transfer flavoprotein-ubiquinone oxidoreductase, mitochondrial-like: MNPQRLWPASRWLGSAWTRGAAWPAVMARRGYAARGAGLTSHGNPIITTHPSMTQPSTDPRWANVEMERYADEADVVIVGGGPAGMSAAIRLKQLAQAAGQDEFRVCVIEKSATVGGHILSGACLEPSSLNELIPDWSDKGAPLKTPVTEDKFAILSETGRIPVPILKGFPMNNHGNYIVRMGHFVQWLGEQAEALGVEIYPGFGASEVLFHEDGSVKGIATNDVGVGKDGAPKDSFERGMEFHAKCTVFGEGCRGQLTKQLMNHFDLNADNENQTYGIGLKELWQVTPENHHPGRIEHTVGWPLPVRTFL; this comes from the exons ATGAACCCGCAGCGGCTGTGGCCTGCGTCTCGATGGTTAGGCTCAG CTTGGACCCGGGGCGCGGCTTGGCCCGCTGTCATGGCTCGACGGGGCTATGCCGCCCGCGGTGCGGGCTTAACATCGCATGGCAATCCCATCATCACGACCCATCCCTCCATGACCCAGCCCTCGACGGACCCGCGATGGGCCAACGTGGAAATGGAGCGCTACGCTGATGAGGCCGATGTGGTCATTGTGGGCGGAGGTCCGGCCGGCATGTCGGCCGCCATTCGCCTCAAGCAATTGGCCCAAGCGGCCGGCCAGGACGAGTTCCGCGTGTGCGTTATAGAAAAATCCGCCACGGTGGGTG GCCATATCTTGTCGGGCGCATGTCTGGAGCCGTCGTCGTTGAATGAGCTCATTCCGGATTGGTCAGACAAGGGCGCTCCCCTCAAAACGCCCGTGACTGAGGACAAGTTTGCCATCTTGTCGGAAACGGGTCGTATCCCCGTGCCCATTTTGAAGGGCTTCCCCATGAACAATCACGGTAACTACATTGTCCGAATGGGTCATTTCGTTCAATGGCTAGGGGAACAAGCCGAGGCGTTGGGCGTGGAGATTTATCCTGGGTTTGGTGCCTCTGAGGTCCTTTTCCACGAAGACGGCAGCGTCAAAG GCATCGCCACGAATGACGTGGGCGTTGGAAAGGACGGTGCGCCGAAGGACAGTTTTGAGCGGGGCATGGAGTTTCACGCCAAGTGCACCGTTTTTGGCGAAGGTTGTCGTGGTCAATTGACCAAACAGCTCATGAACCACTTTGACTTGAATGCCGACAATGAGAATCAAACCTACGGCATTGGACTGAAAGAGTTGTGGCAAGTGACACCAGAGAATCATCATCCGGGACGAATTGAACACACTGTTGGATGGCCCCTGCCGGTAAGAACCTTTCTTTGA
- the LOC131877624 gene encoding adenosylhomocysteinase-like, producing MSKPAYKVADISLAEFGRKELDIAENEMPGLMYLRAKYGASKPLKGARIAGCLHMTIQTACLIETLIELGAEVTWSSCNIFSTQDHAAAAMAARGVPVYAWKGETDEEYMWCVEQTLVFPDGKPLNMILDDGGDLTNLVHEKYPQFLADIKGLSEETTTGVHNLYKMFKSDKLKVPAINVNDSVTKSKFDNLYGCRESLVDGIKRATDVMLAGKVALVAGYGDVGKGSAQSLRGFGCRVIITEVDPINALQASMEGYEVCTVENAVSRCNIFVTTTGCKDILTGKHFLQMKNDAIVCNIGHFDCEIDVKWLEDNCVKKTNIKPQVDRYTLQNGKNILLLAEGRLVNLGCAMGHPSFVMSCSFSNQVLAQIDLWTNPGKYPLGVHMLPKLLDEEVAKSHLEALDIELTKLSSDQSSYLGIPVEGPFKPDHYRY from the exons ATGTCTAAGCCAGCATACAAAGTTG CCGACATTTCTCTGGCTGAATTTGGCCGCAAAGAGCTGGACATTGCCGAGAATGAAATGCCGGGTCTGATGTATCTGCGAGCCAAGTATGGAGCTTCCAAGCCGTTGAAGGGTGCCCGCATCGCCGGTTGCCTTCACATGACCATCCAAACGGCCTGTCTCATCGAGACCCTCATCGAGTTGGGGGCCGAGGTGACCTGGTCGTCGTGCAACATCTTCTCTACACAAGACCATGCTGCCGCCGCCATGGCCGCCAGAGGTGTGCCCGTCTATGCTTGGAAAGGCGAGACCGACGAAGAGTACATGTG GTGTGTTGAGCAAACCCTCGTGTTTCCCGATGGAAAGCCTTTGAACATGATCTTGGATGACGGTGGTGACCTTACCAATTTGGTCCACGAGAAGTACCCTCAGTTTTTGGCCGATATCAAGGGTCTCTCTGAGGAAACCACAACTGGAGTCCATAACCTTTACAAGATGTTCAAGAGTGACAAACTGAAAGTTCCCGCCATCAACGTCAATGACTCTGTAACCAAATCGAAATTCGATAATTTGTACGGTTGCCGCGAGTCTCTTGTGGATGGAATCAAAAGGGCAACTGATGTCATGTTAGCCGGGAAAGTGGCCTTAGTCGCTGGATACGGAGATGTGGGTAAGGGGTCGGCTCAATCTCTTAGAGGATTTGGTTGTCGTGTAATCATCACTGAAGTCGACCCCATCAATGCCCTTCAAGCTTCAATGGAAGGTTATGAAGTTTGCACGGTAGAAAACGCCGTGTCGCGCTGTAACATCTTCGTCACCACGACTGGTTGCAAGGATATCCTCACCGGAAAACACTtcttgcaaatgaaaaatgacgcCATAGTTTGCAATATTGGGCATTTTGATTGCGAGATTGATGTCAAGTGGTTGGAAGACAACTGCGTCAAGAAGACTAATATCAAACCTCAAGTGGACAGGTATACTCTACAAAACGGAAAGAACATCCTTTTACTGGCTGAAGGTCGCCTTGTGAATTTGGGTTGTGCCATGGGACATCCTTCGTTCGTCATGTCTTGCTCCTTCTCCAATCAAGTCTTGGCTCAGATTGATTTGTGGACTAACCCAGGCAAATATCCCTTGGGCGTTCATATGTTGCCCAAGCTCCTGGATGAGGAGGTGGCTAAATCTCACTTGGAAGCTCTGGACATCGAGCTTACCAAGCTCAGCTCTGATCAATCTAGCTACCTTGGTATTCCCGTTGAGGGACCATTTAAGCCTGATCACTACAGATATTAA